The following are encoded together in the Edaphobacter lichenicola genome:
- a CDS encoding FG-GAP-like repeat-containing protein, with amino-acid sequence MPIRGVLSRTIAFCSLSLMAVAATAQQFQQPLMIATGSWPSGVVAADVNEDGRADLIYTDYGATATSSTTHVLLSNGDGSFAPGQTLATAGASIAVADFNHDGHVDLAWVWGTVGLGKAYLALGNGDGTFRPAQELGTFAILGTNAPEFRYVMGEQLHDKGTLDLLVEDAANPSLITLTSDESGVLVRIVGTRLQGGVGPMATADLNGDGHTDLVIQSVVGGVVDVFLGSTDGLLTLFESFAGSSTTRSMLLHDVDDDGHPDLVLEGVDGRIEIFHGEADGSFSTSSEGGSGSADATTGLGGHLVAVTDIAGCHNFYTATSAGISVLLGQSDLSLTLKGIYNAGPGRTSFAAADFNGDGELDLAMDSPEGIAVLLGSADGGLGSSRAFSAGQPALRGALGEFSGSGNLDAVVNVSASQALLLHGSGDGTFSSTATPTNALVSATAGVQVGGLPGAPQGAGLVQTASVTVDLDGDGNQDVIAAYDNTSADHAHPTAAAANAIYLWYGNADGSFSTPVVMTPSRNFYQLAAIDLDGDGRPNLVMSDGYVVSVQSNLGGRAFGAEAHFLAGMGINSISAGDVNKDGFTDLVVANGGMVIANSAVGPTTPASDDVTTGGITVLLNTAKTKPTHAVTGIPTMVVFTISTPSTIYFGQTVSGSAIVTASDGSTPTGTISFFDGTTNICTIAVTQAASCPASAGSGFAVGRHTLTAVYSGDSTHQGSTSAPVTVTVLPLAPTTNEFSISVTGSATTRVGGTVSLQVTVTPQTGYMQPVQLSCSDLPSEAICAFAASTIPGGGGTTTLQLSVMAPRSCEVADSESRTAGLPFASTTLAALVVLLLPGKRRRTIRNLLVAVLAICGTASLTGCGACTDLGTKPGSYTVRVVGTGSGTATSIMSTKIRVLVQE; translated from the coding sequence ATGCCGATTCGTGGTGTCTTGTCGAGGACGATAGCCTTCTGCTCGCTAAGCCTGATGGCTGTGGCTGCGACGGCACAGCAGTTTCAACAGCCTCTGATGATTGCTACGGGGAGTTGGCCGTCTGGAGTTGTGGCGGCAGATGTGAACGAAGACGGCCGGGCCGACCTGATCTATACCGACTATGGCGCGACGGCGACCTCGTCGACGACTCATGTGCTGCTAAGTAATGGGGACGGAAGCTTCGCGCCCGGCCAGACACTCGCTACCGCGGGAGCTTCGATTGCGGTCGCAGACTTCAATCACGACGGGCATGTGGACCTGGCATGGGTCTGGGGCACGGTTGGGCTCGGGAAGGCTTATCTGGCGCTGGGGAATGGCGATGGAACCTTCAGGCCGGCGCAGGAGCTTGGGACCTTCGCGATTTTGGGAACGAATGCGCCTGAGTTCCGCTACGTGATGGGGGAGCAACTGCACGATAAGGGGACCCTGGACCTGTTGGTGGAGGATGCCGCGAATCCTTCGCTGATTACGCTGACGAGCGATGAGAGCGGCGTTCTGGTGAGGATCGTCGGAACGCGGCTGCAGGGCGGCGTTGGGCCGATGGCAACTGCAGATCTGAATGGGGATGGTCACACCGACCTGGTGATTCAGTCTGTCGTCGGCGGTGTCGTGGATGTCTTTCTTGGATCGACCGATGGGCTGCTGACCCTTTTCGAGAGCTTTGCCGGCTCAAGCACGACGCGGAGCATGCTACTGCACGACGTCGACGACGACGGACATCCCGACCTTGTGTTGGAGGGCGTCGATGGACGGATTGAGATCTTTCATGGAGAGGCCGATGGAAGTTTTTCGACCAGCTCTGAGGGCGGAAGTGGAAGCGCAGATGCGACGACAGGTTTGGGGGGACACCTTGTCGCGGTGACGGATATCGCAGGGTGCCACAATTTTTATACGGCGACTTCCGCTGGCATCAGTGTTTTGCTTGGACAGAGTGATTTGAGCCTGACGCTAAAGGGGATCTACAACGCTGGGCCGGGGCGGACGAGCTTCGCAGCGGCGGACTTCAACGGCGACGGGGAGTTGGATTTGGCGATGGATTCGCCTGAGGGGATCGCAGTTCTGTTGGGGAGCGCGGATGGAGGACTCGGAAGCTCTCGCGCGTTTTCGGCAGGGCAACCGGCGCTGAGGGGAGCTCTGGGAGAGTTCAGCGGATCGGGCAATCTGGATGCGGTGGTGAATGTTTCGGCTTCGCAGGCGCTGTTGCTGCATGGGAGTGGAGACGGAACGTTCTCCTCTACCGCGACACCGACGAACGCGCTGGTGAGTGCGACCGCGGGGGTTCAGGTTGGCGGCTTGCCGGGAGCGCCGCAGGGAGCGGGACTGGTGCAGACCGCGTCTGTCACGGTCGATCTCGATGGAGATGGCAATCAGGATGTGATCGCGGCGTACGACAACACGAGCGCCGATCACGCTCACCCGACCGCAGCCGCAGCAAACGCAATTTATCTCTGGTATGGGAACGCCGATGGAAGCTTCTCGACGCCAGTGGTGATGACGCCTTCACGAAACTTCTACCAGTTGGCGGCGATCGATTTAGACGGCGATGGGCGTCCGAACCTGGTGATGAGCGACGGCTACGTTGTGAGCGTGCAGAGCAATCTCGGCGGCCGGGCCTTTGGTGCAGAGGCGCACTTCCTTGCCGGAATGGGGATCAATTCGATCTCTGCCGGAGATGTGAACAAGGATGGATTTACGGATCTTGTTGTCGCCAACGGCGGTATGGTGATTGCGAACTCGGCGGTGGGGCCAACAACGCCGGCGAGCGACGATGTCACTACCGGTGGGATCACGGTGCTGCTCAATACGGCCAAAACGAAGCCTACACACGCGGTAACGGGCATTCCGACCATGGTGGTCTTTACGATCTCGACACCGTCGACGATCTACTTCGGGCAGACAGTGAGTGGGTCTGCGATAGTGACCGCGAGCGATGGCAGCACGCCGACCGGGACGATCTCTTTTTTTGACGGCACAACGAACATCTGCACAATCGCTGTAACCCAGGCGGCAAGCTGTCCCGCGAGTGCAGGCTCCGGATTCGCAGTAGGAAGACATACCCTGACGGCGGTGTACTCCGGAGATTCAACGCATCAGGGATCGACCTCCGCACCGGTAACGGTGACGGTGCTGCCGCTGGCGCCGACAACGAATGAGTTCAGCATCTCGGTGACTGGTTCTGCGACGACAAGGGTGGGCGGCACGGTCAGCCTGCAGGTGACGGTGACTCCTCAGACCGGGTATATGCAGCCGGTGCAGTTATCGTGCAGCGATCTGCCCTCGGAGGCAATCTGTGCCTTCGCAGCGTCAACGATTCCTGGAGGTGGCGGGACGACTACGCTGCAGTTGAGCGTGATGGCTCCCCGATCCTGCGAGGTAGCGGACTCCGAGTCGCGGACGGCTGGTCTGCCGTTTGCGAGTACGACTCTGGCGGCGCTGGTTGTATTGCTCCTTCCGGGCAAGCGGCGGCGAACGATTCGAAACTTGCTGGTGGCAGTTCTTGCCATCTGCGGAACGGCTTCGCTGACGGGATGCGGGGCCTGCACCGACCTGGGGACCAAGCCGGGCAGTTATACAGTTCGAGTCGTCGGGACCGGATCTGGAACGGCTACCAGCATCATGTCGACCAAGATAAGAGTGTTAGTGCAGGAGTAG
- the pgsA gene encoding CDP-diacylglycerol--glycerol-3-phosphate 3-phosphatidyltransferase has translation MNLPNSITMSRIACVPLLIWILSPAFPFTGGHGAVGLRGGEQEIIASIVFILAAITDGLDGYLARRRKQITTMGMLLDPLADKLMVTAAYIILVAYNPRVVPPWIAVLVIGREFLVSGLRSIAAAEGFTIEASEIGKLKTVIQIVSVVAAILAHRWDYWNWGGYIVGVHFIAVTAIYWMTIVSIISAVDYFIGFWKKIDHASDKRRKRRSFVLSRKPKPMPPAEHPSRIT, from the coding sequence ATGAACCTGCCCAACTCCATTACGATGAGCCGTATCGCATGCGTCCCTCTGCTCATCTGGATCCTCTCGCCCGCCTTCCCCTTCACCGGTGGACACGGAGCCGTGGGCCTGCGCGGCGGCGAACAGGAGATCATCGCCAGCATCGTCTTCATCCTTGCCGCCATCACGGACGGTCTCGACGGCTACCTCGCCCGCCGCCGCAAACAGATCACCACCATGGGCATGTTGCTCGACCCACTCGCGGACAAGCTCATGGTCACCGCGGCGTACATCATTCTGGTGGCCTATAACCCCCGAGTGGTGCCGCCCTGGATCGCGGTCCTGGTCATCGGCCGCGAGTTCCTTGTCTCAGGTCTCCGCAGCATCGCCGCCGCCGAAGGCTTCACCATCGAAGCCAGCGAGATCGGAAAGCTTAAGACCGTCATCCAGATTGTCTCGGTCGTCGCGGCCATTCTCGCGCACCGCTGGGACTATTGGAACTGGGGCGGTTACATCGTCGGCGTTCACTTTATTGCTGTCACGGCCATCTATTGGATGACCATCGTGTCGATCATCTCCGCAGTCGACTACTTCATAGGCTTCTGGAAGAAGATCGACCACGCCTCCGACAAACGCCGCAAGCGTCGCAGCTTCGTCCTCAGCCGCAAGCCCAAGCCGATGCCCCCGGCAGAGCATCCGTCCCGTATCACCTAA
- a CDS encoding MFS transporter produces MTTSETTGQSSPSKPVQPQSTTNPYVGILAVFLGAGLATLSSRLLSVGLPDLRGTLGISFDDASWLPTAFNMATMFSGVFIVFLNAFWGPRRILLPAAAIFTTASFLLPFAPNYQVMLALVIVAGLASGTFYSLTMTFVLTNLPKRLIIFGIAAYAADIVFVSNIATLLEGWYIDYLSWRWIFWTAALFTPVMMVCIHFGIPNRTNAEPRPSWLGFTYFSVSLALLYGALDQGQRLDWLNSGTIVGMLVAGLFLLGAAIVRRMVQPNPVLNLKFLNTRNIIILATSIFVFKFMHLAAIVLVPGFLSNIQHYRPLETGHTLAWVALPMFVVVWLVATVIIYANSRPVLALGLTVGAMCCWLWSHVDTSWSGNSFEIVELLLSLGLACTYIGLVSSIVLEGLEAGALTSASNAATFSGFMHLMRIFGGQIGVVALTRFIAVREQFHSNMLGLYVQRGSWLTDHRVRMLAGGVLSRSTDGQEAQQRGATLLGLQVRAQAYTLATSDGFVLIVWVVIVYLLMMLLLRPGKITFNDLRKMQ; encoded by the coding sequence ATGACGACCTCAGAGACCACAGGTCAATCTTCGCCCTCAAAACCTGTTCAGCCCCAATCCACCACCAACCCATACGTGGGAATTTTGGCGGTCTTTTTGGGTGCGGGGCTCGCTACACTGAGCAGCCGATTACTTAGCGTCGGTCTCCCCGATCTGCGAGGCACCCTCGGCATCAGTTTCGATGATGCATCCTGGCTTCCAACCGCGTTCAACATGGCGACGATGTTCAGTGGCGTATTTATCGTTTTCCTGAATGCCTTTTGGGGTCCGCGCAGAATTCTGCTACCGGCTGCCGCGATCTTCACGACCGCATCTTTCCTGCTGCCGTTTGCGCCGAACTACCAGGTGATGTTGGCGCTGGTGATCGTCGCAGGTCTCGCGTCAGGCACGTTCTACTCTCTCACGATGACCTTTGTGTTGACCAACCTTCCGAAGCGGCTGATCATCTTCGGGATCGCGGCGTATGCAGCGGACATCGTCTTCGTCAGTAACATTGCGACTTTGCTGGAGGGATGGTACATCGACTATCTTTCCTGGCGCTGGATCTTCTGGACTGCCGCACTCTTCACGCCCGTGATGATGGTCTGTATCCATTTCGGAATTCCGAACCGGACCAATGCAGAGCCCAGGCCGAGTTGGCTCGGGTTCACTTACTTCAGCGTGAGCCTTGCTCTTTTATACGGGGCTCTGGATCAAGGACAGCGGCTGGACTGGCTGAACTCCGGTACGATCGTCGGGATGCTGGTCGCGGGACTCTTTCTGCTTGGGGCGGCCATCGTGAGACGCATGGTCCAGCCCAATCCCGTCTTGAACCTCAAGTTTCTGAACACTCGGAACATCATCATCCTTGCCACATCTATCTTCGTGTTCAAGTTCATGCACCTGGCCGCGATTGTGCTGGTACCAGGCTTCCTCAGCAACATTCAACACTACCGGCCGCTGGAGACCGGACACACGCTTGCCTGGGTGGCCCTGCCGATGTTCGTGGTGGTGTGGCTGGTGGCCACAGTCATCATCTACGCGAACTCGCGGCCGGTCCTGGCGCTTGGACTTACCGTGGGAGCGATGTGCTGTTGGCTTTGGTCCCATGTGGATACTTCGTGGTCAGGGAATAGCTTCGAAATTGTGGAGCTTCTGCTGTCTCTCGGATTGGCATGCACCTACATCGGATTGGTGAGCAGCATTGTCCTCGAGGGGCTCGAAGCGGGCGCTCTGACCAGCGCCTCGAACGCCGCCACCTTCTCCGGATTCATGCACCTGATGCGCATCTTCGGCGGCCAAATCGGCGTAGTTGCTCTGACTCGCTTCATTGCCGTGCGGGAGCAGTTTCACTCCAATATGCTGGGGCTCTATGTACAAAGGGGCAGCTGGCTTACCGATCACCGAGTCCGGATGCTGGCGGGCGGAGTACTGTCGCGGTCCACTGATGGGCAAGAGGCACAGCAACGTGGAGCCACTCTTCTTGGCCTGCAAGTGCGGGCGCAGGCGTACACACTGGCGACGTCAGATGGATTTGTCCTCATCGTGTGGGTCGTGATTGTCTATCTCCTCATGATGCTGCTTCTAAGGCCAGGCAAAATTACCTTCAACGACCTTAGAAAGATGCAATGA
- a CDS encoding fumarate hydratase, with the protein MATIRQDDFIRSVADALQYISFYHPVDYITNLARAYEMEQSHAAKDAMAQILINSRMCAEGHRPICQDTGIVTAFVKVGMEVRWEPGIGGMMTMQEMVDEGVREAWRNADNVLRPSILEDPAFTRRNTGDNTPAMVVVELVEGSEVDVTVASKGGGSEAKSKFAMLNPSDSVVEWVLKTVPTMGAGWCPPGMLGIGIGGTAEKAMVMAKESLMDPIDMQELIARGAKTKIEELRIELYHKVNRLGIGAQGLGGLTTVLDVKIMDFPTHAANLPVAMIPNCAATRHLHFHLDGSGPVMVDPPKLDAWPKLEYDVHTARRVDLNTVTHEEVKTWKPGEVILLSGKLLTGRDAAHKRMTDMLTRGEKLPVDFKNRFIYYVGPVEAVRDEAVGPAGPTTATRMDKFTRQMLAETGLLGMIGKAERGPTGIDAIREFEAVYLIAIGGAAYLVSKAIKSSKVRAFADLGMEAIYEFEVQDMPVTVAVDTKGTSVHTTGPEEWSRRIAGIPILQ; encoded by the coding sequence ATGGCGACGATCAGGCAGGACGACTTTATCCGGAGTGTGGCGGACGCGCTGCAGTACATCAGCTTCTACCATCCGGTGGACTACATTACGAACCTGGCACGAGCCTATGAGATGGAGCAGAGCCACGCCGCGAAGGATGCGATGGCGCAGATTCTTATCAACTCGCGGATGTGCGCGGAGGGGCATCGGCCGATCTGCCAGGACACGGGAATTGTGACGGCGTTTGTGAAGGTCGGGATGGAGGTTCGGTGGGAGCCCGGCATCGGCGGCATGATGACGATGCAGGAGATGGTCGACGAAGGCGTGCGCGAGGCGTGGCGGAATGCCGATAACGTTCTGCGGCCGAGCATCCTCGAAGACCCGGCGTTTACGCGGAGAAACACAGGCGACAATACTCCGGCGATGGTGGTGGTCGAGTTGGTGGAAGGCAGCGAGGTGGACGTTACGGTGGCGTCGAAGGGCGGGGGCTCGGAGGCGAAGAGCAAGTTTGCGATGCTGAATCCGTCGGACTCGGTGGTGGAGTGGGTGCTGAAGACGGTGCCGACGATGGGCGCGGGATGGTGTCCTCCGGGGATGCTGGGGATTGGGATCGGCGGGACCGCGGAGAAGGCGATGGTGATGGCGAAGGAGTCGCTGATGGACCCGATCGACATGCAGGAGCTGATCGCACGTGGGGCGAAGACGAAGATTGAAGAGCTGCGGATCGAGCTCTATCACAAGGTCAACCGGCTGGGCATTGGCGCGCAGGGGCTGGGCGGACTGACGACTGTGCTTGACGTGAAGATTATGGACTTCCCGACGCACGCGGCTAATCTGCCGGTCGCGATGATTCCAAACTGCGCAGCGACCCGGCATCTGCACTTCCATCTCGATGGCAGCGGGCCGGTGATGGTGGATCCGCCGAAGCTGGATGCGTGGCCGAAGCTGGAGTACGACGTACACACGGCGCGGCGGGTCGATCTGAATACGGTGACGCACGAGGAGGTGAAGACGTGGAAGCCGGGCGAGGTGATTCTGCTCTCGGGCAAACTGCTGACCGGGCGCGACGCGGCACACAAGCGAATGACCGACATGCTGACGCGTGGCGAGAAGCTTCCGGTCGACTTCAAGAACCGGTTTATCTACTACGTTGGGCCGGTGGAGGCGGTGCGCGATGAGGCCGTAGGACCTGCCGGACCGACGACCGCAACGCGCATGGACAAGTTCACACGACAGATGCTGGCTGAGACCGGCCTGCTGGGAATGATCGGCAAGGCGGAGCGCGGACCTACCGGGATCGATGCCATTCGCGAGTTCGAGGCGGTGTATCTGATCGCGATTGGCGGCGCCGCGTATCTGGTCTCGAAGGCGATCAAGAGCTCGAAGGTCCGGGCGTTCGCGGACCTTGGCATGGAGGCGATCTACGAGTTCGAGGTCCAGGATATGCCGGTGACCGTGGCGGTCGATACCAAAGGCACCAGCGTGCATACGACGGGGCCAGAGGAGTGGTCGCGCAGAATCGCCGGGATTCCGATTTTGCAGTAG
- a CDS encoding c-type cytochrome produces MAKKSSSSGGFGKVFLGFLIGIVAVALGLFVYLKFGPLPVAVADVPLPFEKQIVRVPLNARIERESKAAPFSTSEDVFESGAHIYRAQCASCHGTPGRDVPFAKAMFPSAPQLWKKHSNSDVVGVSDDEPGETYWKVANGIRLSGMPSYKHVLSDTQMWQVSLLLKNADKELPGPVTQILDSPTP; encoded by the coding sequence ATGGCGAAAAAAAGCAGCAGCAGTGGCGGTTTTGGCAAAGTCTTTCTCGGTTTTCTGATCGGTATTGTCGCCGTCGCCCTGGGACTCTTCGTTTATCTCAAGTTCGGACCGCTGCCAGTCGCGGTGGCTGACGTGCCGCTGCCGTTCGAAAAACAGATCGTCAGGGTTCCTCTCAACGCCCGCATCGAACGCGAGTCCAAAGCCGCTCCCTTCAGCACCAGCGAGGATGTCTTCGAGTCCGGAGCGCACATCTACCGTGCTCAGTGTGCAAGCTGCCACGGCACTCCCGGCCGCGATGTGCCCTTCGCCAAAGCTATGTTTCCCTCGGCTCCGCAGCTCTGGAAGAAACACTCAAATAGCGATGTAGTCGGCGTCAGCGACGATGAACCCGGCGAGACCTACTGGAAGGTGGCCAACGGCATCCGCCTCTCCGGCATGCCCTCCTACAAGCATGTCCTCTCCGATACCCAGATGTGGCAGGTCAGCCTGCTTCTGAAGAACGCCGACAAGGAGCTACCCGGTCCCGTCACTCAGATTCTCGACTCCCCTACACCATAA
- a CDS encoding DUF481 domain-containing protein: MSLHYQTNPGSRRGKWYSLFALSLITGVAFQQTATVWAQSAPAKPAPDVIIFTNGDQLTGTLERATGDSFVFKSDIVGEITVTADKIKELHTGGKFVALKNGEKVTRTSKTPGTITYQDNAISLADESSSSTVETVPVKDLSVLIDGATYAKEVTGNPGIFQDWTGGISGGVTLVESTQTGQTFTAAVNLIRLVPSVDFLPTRTRDTVNVLESYGKLTQPVIPQTTPPTPDSVAKSNIFHADAEHDKYFTPRLYGLVGLSYDHNFAQGLNLQQIYGAGIGYTVFKTPVQEFDVKADVHYERQNFVPPTASTDLIGSSFTELYHRTLPRKILFTESGTFIPAWNDPSIYSAIFEAGLQMPTYKRLSVNLGLQDNYLSNPAFGYKDNSFQFITGVTYSLK, translated from the coding sequence ATGAGCTTACACTACCAAACGAATCCCGGCAGCAGGCGCGGTAAGTGGTACAGCCTGTTTGCCTTGAGTCTGATCACAGGCGTCGCCTTTCAGCAGACAGCAACGGTATGGGCCCAGAGCGCCCCGGCAAAACCGGCGCCAGACGTCATCATATTTACCAATGGCGATCAGTTGACTGGAACTCTGGAGCGGGCGACGGGCGATTCTTTTGTCTTCAAGAGCGATATCGTCGGCGAGATTACAGTCACTGCGGACAAGATCAAAGAGCTGCACACCGGAGGTAAGTTCGTCGCGCTGAAGAACGGCGAAAAGGTGACGCGCACCTCGAAGACGCCGGGAACGATCACTTATCAGGACAACGCCATTTCGCTGGCGGATGAGTCCTCCTCGAGCACGGTGGAGACGGTGCCGGTGAAGGATCTCTCTGTTCTGATCGACGGGGCAACTTACGCCAAAGAGGTGACGGGAAACCCGGGCATCTTCCAGGATTGGACTGGAGGAATATCCGGCGGGGTGACGCTGGTCGAATCCACGCAGACTGGGCAAACGTTCACCGCGGCAGTCAATCTGATTCGGCTCGTCCCTTCAGTTGACTTTCTGCCAACGCGGACCCGTGACACGGTCAACGTGCTGGAGAGCTACGGCAAATTGACACAGCCTGTGATTCCTCAGACCACGCCTCCCACACCGGATTCGGTAGCGAAGTCAAATATCTTTCATGCGGACGCAGAGCATGACAAGTACTTCACGCCTCGACTCTACGGCCTGGTTGGTTTGTCGTACGACCATAACTTCGCGCAAGGCCTGAACCTGCAGCAGATCTACGGCGCTGGTATCGGCTACACGGTGTTTAAAACGCCGGTTCAGGAGTTCGACGTGAAGGCGGATGTGCACTACGAGAGGCAGAACTTCGTGCCGCCCACTGCAAGCACGGACCTGATCGGATCAAGCTTCACCGAGCTGTATCACCGCACTCTGCCGCGGAAGATACTCTTTACGGAGAGCGGAACGTTTATCCCGGCGTGGAACGATCCGAGCATCTACTCCGCGATCTTCGAAGCTGGTTTGCAGATGCCTACCTACAAACGACTAAGCGTCAATCTCGGCCTGCAGGATAACTATCTGAGCAATCCGGCCTTTGGATACAAAGATAATAGCTTCCAGTTTATAACGGGCGTTACCTACTCACTGAAGTAG
- a CDS encoding GvpL/GvpF family gas vesicle protein, protein MAWYAYCVAERQAFPELCRHRRPMPLTNVSGLFGNQTFLFPASDLAVIVSEHSPEDTARLDQQAAKDHARVVADCFKLSTVLPFRFGTTFQDDDALRRSVRSNQRHFQANVERLRGKAEMHLKVLVDDICPGNSARDMTVGQQYLTSLRESASRQRERQSKARALSIQMHRMFLPLAEEITCKRMDTGKMLLDIAHLIDNKTVERYQNKYTSATLELKDCRMQLSGPWPPYHFVHKTTPQHQHSA, encoded by the coding sequence ATGGCATGGTACGCGTATTGCGTCGCAGAGAGACAAGCATTTCCGGAGCTTTGTCGCCACCGCCGCCCGATGCCCCTGACGAATGTCTCGGGACTCTTCGGTAACCAGACGTTTCTATTTCCTGCCAGTGATCTTGCGGTCATCGTCTCCGAGCACAGCCCCGAAGACACTGCACGGCTCGACCAGCAGGCCGCCAAAGACCACGCACGTGTTGTCGCAGACTGCTTCAAGCTCTCCACCGTTCTGCCCTTCCGCTTTGGCACAACCTTCCAGGATGACGACGCCCTGCGCCGCTCCGTCCGCTCCAATCAGCGACACTTCCAGGCCAACGTCGAACGCCTCCGTGGCAAGGCCGAGATGCATCTCAAGGTCCTCGTCGACGACATCTGCCCCGGCAACTCAGCTCGCGACATGACCGTCGGTCAGCAGTACCTGACCAGCCTGCGCGAGAGCGCCAGCCGCCAACGCGAGCGTCAGTCCAAGGCCCGCGCCCTCTCCATCCAGATGCACCGTATGTTCCTGCCGCTGGCCGAAGAGATCACCTGCAAGCGCATGGACACCGGCAAGATGCTTCTCGACATCGCCCACCTGATCGACAACAAGACCGTGGAGCGCTATCAGAACAAGTACACCTCAGCCACGCTTGAGCTCAAAGACTGCCGCATGCAGCTCTCCGGCCCCTGGCCTCCCTATCACTTCGTACATAAGACCACCCCCCAACATCAGCACAGCGCATAG
- a CDS encoding OmpA family protein — MNRTKNVFTALMLSVGILGYFAAGSLTLHAQEPNPTSQANPPQDENQIKKQDDGVYLYRVKVVQRDLDAVNYLHRSGSTNIGFKGTTLLPFAKGEAKVTSERGGIHISARFQGLTPANGFGPEYLTYVLWAITPDGRPNNLGEVLPANNKNNIEVTTALQSFGMIVTAEPYFSVTQPSDVVVLQNVILNDKTTGVLEKVNAHYSLLARGAYAQTDGSKSSLNPITRDERSPLELYQANNAIRIAQAAGADKYAPDIMAEAMQDLRNATDIDQNKKGDRRMEITFARQAVQRAEDARLVTLRKQAAERQLNADNAKRDAEAQAQQSQLQAQQSQLDAERARAAQAEADADRARAEAAAAEAQARAAAANKSATDANAVRERLRAQLNSVLATSESARGLIVNMSDVLFDTGRYTLKTNTQISLAKVAGILQAYPGLKLQVEGYTDSVGSDQYNQKLSENRADAVRDFLVTQGVQTDNISATGYGKAKPVADNATAQGRAQNRRVNLVVSGDAIGVQQSSPDADPAPSATPQ, encoded by the coding sequence ATGAATCGCACCAAGAACGTCTTTACTGCCCTGATGCTTTCTGTTGGAATCCTTGGATATTTCGCAGCCGGATCTTTGACGCTCCACGCGCAGGAACCAAACCCGACCTCTCAGGCAAATCCCCCTCAGGACGAGAATCAGATCAAGAAACAGGATGACGGTGTCTATCTCTACCGCGTTAAGGTCGTCCAGCGCGACCTCGACGCTGTCAACTACCTCCACCGCAGCGGTTCGACCAATATAGGCTTCAAGGGGACGACTCTTCTCCCGTTCGCCAAAGGAGAGGCCAAGGTCACCAGTGAGCGTGGTGGAATTCACATTTCGGCCCGATTCCAGGGACTCACTCCGGCCAACGGCTTCGGCCCCGAATATCTGACCTATGTCCTCTGGGCGATCACCCCCGACGGCCGCCCCAACAACCTTGGCGAAGTCCTTCCTGCCAACAACAAGAACAACATTGAAGTGACCACCGCTCTGCAGTCCTTCGGCATGATCGTCACCGCCGAGCCCTATTTCTCGGTGACGCAGCCAAGCGACGTCGTCGTGCTGCAGAACGTGATCCTCAACGACAAGACCACCGGTGTGCTCGAAAAAGTGAATGCGCATTACTCCCTTCTGGCACGTGGCGCTTATGCTCAGACGGATGGCTCCAAGTCGAGCCTGAACCCAATTACAAGGGATGAACGATCGCCGCTTGAGCTCTATCAGGCCAACAACGCCATCCGCATAGCGCAGGCCGCGGGAGCCGACAAATACGCTCCCGACATTATGGCCGAGGCGATGCAGGACCTTCGCAACGCCACCGACATCGATCAGAACAAAAAGGGCGATCGCAGGATGGAGATCACCTTCGCGCGTCAGGCCGTACAGCGTGCCGAAGACGCCCGGCTGGTAACGCTGCGTAAACAAGCAGCCGAACGCCAGTTGAACGCAGACAACGCCAAGCGGGATGCCGAGGCGCAGGCTCAGCAGTCGCAGCTACAGGCTCAACAGTCTCAGCTCGATGCGGAACGCGCCCGTGCCGCCCAGGCGGAAGCCGATGCCGATCGCGCCCGTGCCGAAGCCGCCGCTGCCGAAGCCCAGGCTCGTGCCGCCGCTGCTAACAAGAGCGCAACCGACGCCAACGCAGTTCGCGAGAGGCTTCGCGCTCAGCTGAACAGCGTCCTCGCCACCAGCGAATCGGCCCGCGGCCTCATCGTCAACATGTCCGATGTGCTCTTCGACACCGGCCGCTACACCCTCAAGACCAATACCCAAATCAGTCTGGCTAAGGTGGCTGGAATTCTGCAGGCCTACCCCGGACTGAAACTTCAGGTCGAGGGTTACACCGACAGCGTCGGAAGCGACCAATACAACCAGAAACTTTCGGAGAACCGAGCCGATGCCGTTCGCGACTTTTTAGTCACGCAGGGTGTCCAGACGGACAATATCTCCGCCACCGGTTACGGCAAAGCCAAGCCTGTAGCGGACAATGCCACCGCGCAGGGCCGAGCCCAGAACCGCCGCGTCAATCTGGTCGTCTCAGGCGACGCAATCGGTGTTCAACAGAGCAGCCCTGACGCCGATCCCGCTCCCTCCGCAACACCGCAGTAA